One Cryptomeria japonica chromosome 9, Sugi_1.0, whole genome shotgun sequence genomic window carries:
- the LOC131042854 gene encoding uncharacterized protein LOC131042854 has product MLECSFNTACTPPPPSWLSNFLNKFNGDKPESCPFYFKWIVADLWPWKESGITLQMVEEAKKMASFRLMIVDGRLFVEIYKKCYQTRDFFTIWGFSQLLKLYPGMVPDLDLMFNCDDRPLVSRFTYTTTKDPPPLFRYCGHADFYDIPFPDWSYWGWVEVRSSPWDILIREIRNGSEEMKWVNRNPIAYWKGNPTVARIRMELLKCSKIPNWNGQLIVQRDKTGEGRSEKGLNIPNCLNNASTEKMCESLNNTVNWGNSHTEEAMEIGNAGSDFLLNELKMKHVYDYMFHVLTKYAKLLKYKPFVTKNSMEYCSEAMMCFANEVEKQYMKDTLITTRSPSPPCDIGELHANIEAIKEYAEENKETQFNVKWVEEK; this is encoded by the exons ATGCTTGAGTGCTCTTTCAACACTGCCTGCACTCCTCCTCCTCCTTCGTGGCTTTCCAACTTTTTGAACAAGTTTAATGGTGATAAGCCAGAATCCTGCCCATTCTATTTCAAATGGATTGTTGCAGACCTTTGGCCTTGGAAAGAGAGTGGAATTACATTGCAGATGGTTGAAGAAGCAAAGAAAATGGCATCATTTAGACTGATGATTGTTGATGGAAGGTTgtttgttgagatatataaaaagTGTTACCAAACCAGGGATTTTTTTACCATTTGGGGATTTTCTCAGTTGTTGAAATTGTATCCTGGAATGGTTCCCGACTTGGACCTGATGTTCAATTGTGATGATAGACCTCTTGTCAGCAGGTTCACTTACACGACCACGAAGGACCCCCCTCCTTTGTTTCGCTACTGTGGGCAcgcagatttttatgacattccaTTTCCAGATTGGTCTTACTGGGGATG GGTTGAGGTTAGGTCATCACCATGGGACATCTTAATCAGAGAAATCCGAAATGGAAGCGAAGAAATGAAATGGGTTAACAGAAACCCAATTGCCTATTGGAAAGGAAATCCAACAGTTGCAAGAATAAGAATGGAACTTCTCAAATGCTCCAAGATTCCCAACTGGAATGGTCAACTTATTGTACAG AGGGACAA GACTGGGGAAGGGAGGTCAGAGAAGGGTTTAAACATTCCAAACTGTCTCAACAATGCAAGCACAG AGAAGATGTGTGAATCTCTCAACAATACTGTAAACTGGGGAAATAGTCATACAGAAGAG GCAATGGAGATAGGCAATGCAGGGAGTGATTTCTTGTTGAATGAGCTGAAAATGAAGCATGTTTATGATTATATGTTCCATGTTTTAACAAAGTATGCCAAGCTATTGAAATATAAGCCATTTGTTACCAAAAACTCTATGGAGTATTGTTCAGAAGCAATGATGTGCTTTGCCAATGAAGTAGAAAAGCAATACATGAAGGACACACTGATCACAACTCGTAGTCCTTCACCACCTTGTGATATAGGAGAATTACATGCCAATATTGAAGCAATTAAGGAATATGCAGAAGAGAATAAGGAAACACAGTTTAATGTTAAATGGGTGGAAGAGAAATAA